TTTTAAATGAAAAACCGTGTCAGAGATTTTCGCACAGCAAAAGGGATGACTCAGGAAGATTTGGCCGAAATAATCGGAGTCTCAAGGCAAACCATAAATGCCATCGAGAAAGAAAAATTTGATCCGAGTTTACCGACAGCCTTTAAGATGTCTAAATTATTTGAAAAGCCTATTGAAGATATTTTTCAATTTGAATGAATCACCTAGTATTCGGATATAAAAACCTGTTTTTTAAGCATTTACAAAATCAATTTTTACCTTACATTTCTTTAGTGAATTTTGATATCATGTATTTTTATTCTGAATTTTACTTATACCACAGAATAAAAGATTAAATCCACTATTTTTGGGTCATGGAAAAAAGTGGAATGAAATTCAAGTGGAAAGTAGCTTTCCTGATTACAATTGCCGCCCCGGTTTTAGGTTTATTTTGGAAACATGCCCAGCCTGTCCTTGAGAATTTTGGAACAGAAGAGGATTTGGTTTTTGCAGATATTGCCTGGCTTTTGACAGCCTCGTGTTTAGTTTTATTGATGACTCCAGGACTTTCTTTGTTTTATGGAGGGATGGTTAATAAGAAAAACCTGATTTCCACCATGCTCCAAAGTTTCATTTCCCTAGGAGTGATCACCATGCTTTGGGTGGTCGTTGGCTTTAGTCTCGCCTTCGGAGATCCAATTGGAATTACCATTGATGGCGTGAAATACGGTTTGATCGGTAATCCTTTTCAATATCTCTTCTTCGATCAAGTGGCCGAATTACCGCATAATACCCTCGGACCCACCATCCCTTTTATTTTATTCGCCTTGTTCCAAATGAAATTCGCAGTGATCACTCCTGCTATCATCACAGGTTCATTTGCCGAGCGAGTAAGATTTATTGGCTACCTCTTTTTTATCGGTATCTTCTCAATTTTTGTCTATGCACCACTTTGTCACATGGTTTGGCATCCCAATGGACTGATCGGATCTTATTTTGGAGTCC
Above is a window of Algoriphagus machipongonensis DNA encoding:
- a CDS encoding helix-turn-helix transcriptional regulator, translated to MKNRVRDFRTAKGMTQEDLAEIIGVSRQTINAIEKEKFDPSLPTAFKMSKLFEKPIEDIFQFE